From one Desulfatirhabdium butyrativorans DSM 18734 genomic stretch:
- the gltX gene encoding glutamate--tRNA ligase, with the protein MDQIITRFPPSPTGYLHVGGARTALFNWLYARHCKGKFVFRIEDTDQVRSTAASVDAIFDAMAWLGIDWDEGPYFQTQRMDIYKDHVQKLLRSGHAYYCTCSPEEVEQMRQKALASGGKPKYDGTCRDKGLGPDDHAVVRFRAPLSGTTVIDDVVKGPIVFQNAEQDDFIIQRSDGTPTYNFVVVVDDMTMGINTIIRGDDHVNNTPRQIMLYQAFGAKLPVFAHVPMVLGKDKTRLSKRHGATSVTAYRDMGFLPEAMINYLVRLGWSYGDQEFFTREELIEKFTLENIGKSAGVFDMDKLLALNQDHIKATAPERLADMLLPFLHQKGYAAEKGNYLCKVIRTLAPRVKTLVEMAEAAAFYYVDEIVYQPDAAAKFLNGDHLKALRLIRDELDALDPVTETNLEESFHRVAGETGWKLGKIAQPVRVALTGKTASPGIFEIIEIIGKERVMGRIARAIGWIENQTVSG; encoded by the coding sequence ATGGATCAGATCATCACGAGATTCCCCCCAAGCCCGACAGGCTACCTGCATGTCGGAGGCGCCCGTACGGCTTTGTTCAACTGGCTTTACGCAAGGCACTGCAAGGGGAAATTCGTTTTCAGGATCGAGGATACCGATCAGGTTCGCTCGACGGCGGCATCCGTCGATGCCATTTTTGATGCGATGGCTTGGCTTGGCATCGACTGGGATGAAGGCCCCTACTTCCAAACCCAGAGAATGGATATCTATAAGGATCATGTCCAGAAGTTGCTGCGCTCTGGACACGCCTATTATTGTACCTGCAGCCCGGAAGAAGTGGAGCAGATGCGCCAGAAGGCGCTGGCATCCGGAGGCAAGCCCAAATACGACGGCACCTGCCGGGACAAGGGCCTGGGGCCTGACGATCATGCGGTTGTGCGGTTTCGCGCCCCGCTTTCCGGAACCACCGTCATCGACGACGTTGTAAAAGGCCCCATCGTTTTTCAGAATGCGGAGCAGGACGATTTCATCATCCAGAGAAGCGACGGCACACCGACCTATAATTTTGTCGTTGTCGTGGACGACATGACCATGGGCATCAACACGATCATTCGCGGAGACGATCATGTCAACAATACGCCGCGGCAGATCATGCTCTATCAGGCCTTTGGCGCCAAGCTTCCTGTTTTCGCGCATGTGCCGATGGTGCTCGGCAAAGACAAGACGCGGCTGAGCAAGCGGCACGGCGCCACTTCCGTCACCGCCTATCGGGACATGGGGTTTTTGCCGGAGGCCATGATCAATTATCTGGTGCGGTTGGGGTGGTCTTATGGAGATCAGGAATTTTTTACCAGAGAGGAGCTGATCGAAAAATTCACCTTGGAGAACATCGGGAAATCCGCCGGTGTGTTCGATATGGACAAGCTTCTCGCCTTGAACCAGGACCATATCAAAGCCACAGCCCCCGAGCGGCTCGCCGATATGCTGCTGCCATTCCTTCATCAAAAAGGCTATGCCGCAGAAAAAGGAAATTATCTCTGCAAAGTTATCCGTACATTGGCGCCCCGAGTCAAAACCCTGGTGGAAATGGCCGAGGCAGCCGCATTCTACTATGTCGATGAGATCGTCTACCAGCCGGATGCAGCGGCGAAGTTTCTCAACGGCGATCACCTGAAGGCGTTGCGCCTGATTCGGGACGAGCTGGATGCGCTCGATCCGGTTACCGAAACAAATCTCGAAGAATCATTTCACCGGGTTGCCGGTGAAACCGGATGGAAATTGGGCAAAATCGCTCAGCCGGTTCGCGTGGCGCTGACGGGAAAGACGGCAAGCCCCGGAATCTTTGAAATCATCGAAATCATCGGAAAAGAGCGGGTGATGGGGCGGATTGCCCGGGCGATCGGCTGGATCGAGAACCAAACCGTTTCCGGATGA
- the rpmF gene encoding 50S ribosomal protein L32 encodes MAVPKHKTSKSKRDMRRSHDSIDAPNLSVCPKCGEAKLPHHACPQCGEYKGRTLVPEKEEE; translated from the coding sequence ATGGCAGTTCCCAAGCACAAAACGTCCAAATCGAAACGAGACATGAGACGATCTCATGACAGCATCGACGCGCCGAATTTGTCGGTATGCCCCAAATGCGGTGAAGCCAAGCTCCCCCATCACGCATGCCCGCAATGCGGCGAATACAAAGGCAGAACACTGGTTCCTGAAAAGGAAGAAGAATAA
- a CDS encoding acyl-CoA dehydrogenase family protein: MMERFGLDPESRAMVLDVVDKLKARLLTRERILEYDRKEVFPEEVIREMLGPDIGLQLLFIPEEYGGMGGGARDCCALTRKMAGVCLGIATAFFAIQLGADPILVGGTQAQKERWLEAIAEGGALVAYAVTEPGAGSNLAALKTKAEPVLDESGSISGYRITGNKQFISTGGYADFLTVLADTPDGPSFFIVEKGTPGFVPGKAEEKHGIRASNTAALRFDDVFVPADRLVGETPGQGLKQANAVFGYTRLMVAAMALGAAEAALAIVVPYAKDRIQFGTPLSEKQGYTHKLVVPHAVRLSAAEAFIDEVALRIDAGEQDLQVEGSIAKLFATEVANRAADDAMQALGGYGYTVEFGVEKIKRDIKITCIYEGTSEIQQNIISTFRWKKTWKTKGRFYLDMADEMAQWAEKYADVGAAMVSQCARYLNRIILLAHERRWTRSQYTMFLLADMMTQVEVAVARVRKTVQAIEAASDAQEKEKVFSRIFSVQSAECILTNGLKVLLGTEMCEAATQLAGDMSRDLSCGANLLINDMDAAASFIFGRAS; the protein is encoded by the coding sequence ATGATGGAACGGTTTGGACTCGACCCTGAATCCCGGGCAATGGTGCTGGATGTCGTCGATAAACTGAAAGCAAGGCTCCTTACCCGGGAGCGCATTCTCGAGTATGATCGAAAGGAGGTTTTCCCGGAAGAGGTCATCCGGGAAATGCTGGGTCCGGACATCGGCCTGCAGCTCCTGTTCATTCCGGAGGAATACGGCGGTATGGGGGGCGGAGCGAGGGATTGCTGCGCCCTGACACGCAAAATGGCAGGGGTTTGCCTGGGTATCGCAACCGCCTTTTTCGCCATTCAGCTTGGAGCGGACCCGATCCTGGTAGGCGGCACGCAAGCCCAGAAGGAAAGATGGCTCGAGGCCATTGCCGAGGGAGGCGCCCTGGTCGCCTATGCCGTAACCGAACCGGGTGCGGGCAGCAATCTGGCCGCTCTGAAAACGAAGGCGGAACCGGTTCTGGATGAATCCGGTTCCATCAGCGGGTACCGGATTACCGGAAACAAGCAGTTCATTTCGACAGGCGGTTATGCCGATTTTCTCACCGTTCTGGCCGACACTCCCGATGGCCCCAGTTTTTTTATCGTGGAAAAGGGAACCCCGGGGTTCGTTCCGGGCAAGGCCGAAGAAAAACACGGCATCCGGGCCTCCAATACAGCAGCGCTCCGATTCGATGATGTATTCGTTCCGGCCGATCGCCTCGTTGGCGAAACCCCCGGCCAGGGACTGAAGCAGGCCAATGCGGTTTTCGGCTATACGCGGCTGATGGTGGCCGCCATGGCCCTGGGAGCCGCTGAAGCCGCTCTTGCCATCGTCGTTCCATACGCCAAGGACAGGATCCAGTTCGGTACCCCCCTGTCGGAGAAACAGGGCTATACCCACAAACTCGTTGTGCCCCATGCGGTGCGCCTGTCTGCAGCGGAGGCCTTCATCGACGAGGTCGCCCTGCGCATCGATGCCGGAGAACAGGACCTTCAGGTAGAGGGCTCCATCGCCAAACTGTTTGCCACCGAAGTCGCCAACCGGGCCGCAGACGATGCCATGCAGGCGCTGGGCGGCTATGGCTATACCGTTGAATTCGGTGTCGAAAAGATCAAACGGGATATCAAGATCACCTGTATCTATGAAGGTACGAGCGAGATTCAGCAGAACATCATCTCGACCTTTCGCTGGAAGAAAACCTGGAAAACCAAAGGCAGGTTTTATCTGGATATGGCCGATGAGATGGCGCAATGGGCGGAAAAATATGCGGATGTTGGCGCCGCGATGGTCAGTCAATGCGCCCGTTATCTCAATCGGATCATCCTGTTGGCGCATGAGCGCAGATGGACGCGCTCCCAGTACACCATGTTCCTGCTGGCCGACATGATGACCCAGGTGGAAGTGGCGGTTGCCCGGGTCCGGAAAACCGTGCAGGCGATCGAAGCAGCATCGGATGCGCAGGAAAAGGAGAAGGTGTTCAGCCGGATCTTTTCCGTGCAAAGCGCCGAATGTATTCTGACCAACGGCTTAAAGGTATTGCTCGGAACGGAGATGTGCGAGGCGGCCACGCAACTGGCTGGGGACATGAGCCGGGATCTTTCCTGTGGCGCCAATCTTCTGATCAACGACATGGATGCCGCCGCATCCTTCATTTTCGGGAGGGCATCCTGA
- the fabG gene encoding 3-oxoacyl-[acyl-carrier-protein] reductase, whose protein sequence is MARTVVVTGGSRGIGRAICLAFAGRDTNVFFNYASNREEAEATVRMAADRGGSATAIQADITDADAVDAFFKQILATADGIDVLVNNVGITRDGLLARMKPADWDAVIRTNLGGMFLCTRACVRSMLKKHAGRIINIGSVVGTIGNAGQANYAASKAGVVGFTKAVARELASRNITANVVAPGYIETDMTAVLNDQVKEGLMAQIPLGRLGKPEDVAAVVRFLASDDAAYITGQVIHVSGGMVMDG, encoded by the coding sequence ATGGCCAGAACGGTTGTCGTTACGGGCGGCTCGCGCGGGATCGGGCGGGCGATATGCCTCGCTTTTGCAGGCCGGGACACCAACGTTTTCTTCAATTATGCCAGCAACCGCGAGGAAGCCGAAGCCACCGTCCGGATGGCGGCAGACCGGGGCGGGTCGGCCACGGCCATTCAGGCGGATATCACCGACGCGGATGCTGTGGACGCCTTTTTCAAGCAGATCCTTGCCACCGCCGACGGGATCGATGTGCTGGTCAACAATGTCGGCATTACACGGGACGGATTGCTTGCCCGAATGAAGCCTGCCGACTGGGACGCCGTAATCCGCACCAATCTCGGCGGGATGTTTCTGTGCACCAGGGCATGCGTGCGATCCATGCTCAAGAAGCATGCGGGCCGGATCATCAACATCGGCTCGGTTGTCGGCACGATCGGCAATGCCGGTCAGGCCAATTATGCGGCATCCAAGGCGGGAGTCGTCGGTTTCACCAAGGCGGTCGCACGGGAGCTGGCATCGCGGAACATTACGGCCAATGTCGTTGCGCCGGGGTACATCGAAACGGATATGACCGCTGTTCTGAATGACCAGGTCAAGGAAGGCCTGATGGCCCAGATACCGCTCGGAAGGCTCGGAAAACCGGAAGATGTCGCCGCCGTAGTCCGGTTTCTCGCGTCCGACGATGCGGCATACATTACGGGGCAGGTCATCCATGTCAGCGGCGGCATGGTCATGGATGGATGA
- the acpP gene encoding acyl carrier protein, whose amino-acid sequence MSIEEKVKHIIAEKLGVELSEVTPEKSFVDDLGADSLDLVELIMSMEEAFDIEIADEDAEKIVRVKDAIDFVTAHS is encoded by the coding sequence ATGTCGATCGAAGAAAAAGTCAAACACATCATTGCGGAAAAACTGGGCGTCGAACTCTCGGAGGTGACTCCTGAAAAATCGTTCGTGGATGATCTCGGTGCGGATTCCCTGGATTTGGTGGAACTGATCATGTCCATGGAAGAGGCATTCGATATCGAAATTGCCGATGAAGATGCGGAAAAAATCGTCCGGGTCAAGGATGCCATCGACTTTGTCACGGCGCACTCCTGA